Proteins found in one Luteimonas chenhongjianii genomic segment:
- a CDS encoding helix-turn-helix transcriptional regulator, with protein MTGTPIANEIRRLRFEHGEMTQQALAEACQVTRQTIIALEAGRYAPSLELAFRIARAFGVGVEDVFRWAA; from the coding sequence ATGACCGGCACACCCATCGCCAACGAGATCCGGCGCCTGCGTTTCGAGCACGGCGAAATGACCCAGCAGGCCTTGGCCGAGGCCTGCCAGGTCACGCGGCAGACGATCATCGCGCTGGAGGCGGGGCGCTATGCGCCATCGCTGGAACTGGCATTCCGCATCGCACGGGCCTTCGGGGTCGGCGTCGAGGACGTGTTCCGGTGGGCGGCATGA